AGGCACGAGGTGATAATCCGAATATAAATCAATGACAATTTTATCCAAGAACTGGTAACATTTAGGCTAAAATGCTTATATTACTGTAATTAGGCCAAAATAtgccaaatgttttaaaatgtgccCTATCAGAAACGTCTTATCAATATAATTACCTAAAAAACACACCCAATTACATAAATTGAAGATTACTCTTTAAAAGCTTATCAATACTGACCAATCTAAGCAGCACTCGTGCCATGGTTGTGGGGCTGTTTGAGTGACTTGCTGACCACCACACGTTGGGACATACACCCAGGAGGCTGGGTGAATTTTAAGCTATAGTGGAAAGCAAAGATACAACGAGTCAGGGGCTAGATGGTAATCATACTCACAGTTTCCTGTGTGGTGGATGGCGATGCCTGTAGCCCCTGACTCTAGCCAGGTCTCCAGCCTTTCTATAGTGGTGATGAGTTTTGCCATGTCAACCGaccacaacagtaaaaaaaaaaaaaagatttcaataaGTAAACTTAAATGGACAATTTAAATGTTAACATTCAATCAATATGTAACCAATTGCTTTATAATGATTACATAATATATGTCGAGTTAAACACTCACTACtgatttgttttaatttgtttctcTGCCTTTTTCAGGGCTTCATTTTCTGTCTTTAGATGCTGTAACATAACTGAAGCAGGAGAAGATGGGTCAGATAAAGGTGGAGCAGCCAGGGGTGTTGCAGAAGTTTAGGCAGGTGAAGGTGGAGAAGTGGAGGGTGTGGCACAAGGGGAGGCAGGTGAGGTGAGACAGCTGAGAGTGGTGCAGAAGGTGGAGAAGCAGGAGGTGGAGAAGCCGAAGCTGGAACACGTGATTTTATTTTTGCCAACAGCTCCTCCACTCCGTTACAGTTATTGCTTCAGtgagtggtaatcagattactgtttctctgctaaaataaatggattacattgcggtactttcctatttttggtcttccaatccaacactgacaaaacgcatcacattcacataaatcacgacatcagaatattctacgattcacaacctcctgctcagaatgttttcactgcagaagcgccccctagaCCGTCGGCGGGCctgttctgactatgtaaagtagaatgcttaaaagcgtcaaatattctaaacacaccgaccaactaaccgactcatattcatcagtactactttaactacctgcctgcaaatttacaaccatctacatgaaaccagtcgccagaaatctccaactgaaaacagcctgttttttcacattgtttacatgggaaacacgcctccccaacaaaatagccttataaacagtgttgggaagtaacgtgTAACCCCCATTTCATGAGAGCTACAGACTGCATAGTTTAGAGTCTTTGGGAGTTAAAGGGTTAAGTTAACTGAGTCTGGTGTAATAAACTGCAGCCAATCATATTAGGAAGCTTGGCTTGTCCCGCCTTAGTTGCTTCTGATTGGACAGAACTACTGCAGCTAGAAGTGCGGTTCCCCtcaatcagtctctctctctctgcgtgctCTGGAGGAAGAAGCTGTGCCCCAAAGTCAGCTAGAAAGCTGTGTCTCACAGTTAGCTTAGGAAAGTGACCAAAATAAGCCTCTTTTGATAAAAGAGTGAACTATTTAAAGCTAGAAGCATCACCTGTCCATCTAATGGGCTGGAAATTCGTgaattgtgcaaaaacctgacctATGAACACCGACTATCTGGTGAGTTAGACTATGTTTGCTTTAGCTAGCTGCTAACTTTGCTAACAGACCGCATGGTCTGCTGCTGTAGTCTGCTGAGCTCAGAAATGCTGAATTTTCACTCAAATGTCTAGATTATATTACTAAAAACAGATAAAggagtaaataaagaaaatagctGTTGAGTATTGCTTTTAATGAAGattaatattttgagaatttaattattacacattaaataaaacatttcttttactCATAGCTGAAGCTGGTTCTAGAGCTATTGAGGGTAAAGGACCAAAAAGGATACCCGTTCATCCAAGAGGTATATTTCCAATaagttgtgtgtaatgtgtgtaaagaaAAGAACTGCCCTTGTTGATTTTTTTGAAAGGTTTATTGAAGTTTATATGTACATTGTAATATGTTGTGTAGCATTAGAACctgtgaaaagagaaaaaaaagttgtgtaaatactgtttaaacaTATGCtagaatacaagaaaaaaaaagtaaaatacttaCCTGTTACGTTCCTGTAAAATCTGTAAAGGGaaatgttaatactgttaataagaggttttattttatattaaggaAATTATTTGGGGTTATATGTTGAACTGAATGTGACTACAGAGTAATGGTCAGTGATATTTAGAAGTAATAGTTTCTGTACCTGCTTGCTTAAGCAGGTCAGGTTTTTTTTGAGGGCGCTGGAAACCTGGGAGAGAAGATTCCCTCAGCATGACTTCGGACCCTCTTCTGTGAAAGCGATGGCGAGCCACCCAAAGGAGAACTGAGCTAAAAGACTACTCTTGAGTCCATTTCAAATTACCTGGTCACGTGGTAGGACAAAGAAAAGTGATTGAGAGActgagcttattttatttttattttattttattttatttattgtttcaacacatttgtatttatttattgtgggtttactgatttactgaagttGTTGGGTTATTGAAAAAAGTAGAACTAGAGGTGTATATTCTGAACTAAATTTTATTAGTGgatctaaataaacaaattaactaaactagcaactaatagtaaattaaataatattgaactctgtcagtgtaaaagttTAAAGTATAAATAGCTAAACTACCATTAACTACTCAACTTAAAAGATAAATAGTACATcctaaaagtaataatacagaaataaaatccaAATAAGCTTATATATTCCTAGTTTCCCTATTAATATTCTATTCCTAAACTAAAAAGTGCAAAGTaataacagatttattttataacggctaataataataataataataataatatatatatataaaattgaacatttattgtttttgacattgattcaatgtacacctaaagcttgttttgtttgttttattttgtcttctaAGTAAAGTAAATCCCTTTACTTTAACACTGTTCTCTGTCTCGTTAATGCTGACACACACCCCCACCTCCTTTACGAACCTAGACATACTGGTCTTGAGTGGCAAATTCCTTTGTTACCTGTATTTACCCAGCTTCAGTGTTGCTGGATAGTAGTCAGTCATCAGCTAGCTGTTAGGAGTGCTACATAAattggcgagccagccaggaggtGGCGCTGTTGTCAGCTTAACAGACAATCTTGCACATTTTGAACTTAGAAAAACAAATTAATGACAAAACAAATTCCACAATGGAGATAATACAAAAAGAGAATGTAAATGTTCCAAACTCTCTCATTGTTAGTGGGTTAACTCACACTAAAATAGATGAGGAACTTTTTGACTATCTAAAAGGACATGGTTCAATTGCTAGGCTAATTCACATTGGAAAAACAGAGTCTGAGTACTACCAACAAGTAATTGTAGAGTACAACTTCGATACTGCCATTAAGTCGATAGAGCCTTTACTGCCCCTTGACTATGCAAGTACCTCTGATCCTGAGGTAAATTATCTGGTCAAAGCCCTTTCCAGTGTATATGCAGGCAAAGCAGGGGGCGAAGCAACCAGGTCATATCTTGAGGAACTCCAGAGTGTTGCCACATTAAGTGGCAGGAGTCTTACTGCAGTGCTGAAGGATGAATTAGCAAAAGTCAATGAGTCCATCGTACAAGCAGCTCAGAGCGAAACCATAGAAGGAGTATGGGGCACTAGTAAAGATGAACCCGCCAGTAATGTTGACAGCACTCACCAGTTTACTCCCATCATGTCCCCTCAACCCACTTCATCTGTTAAAAAGAGTCCAGTTACAGCCACATTCACTTCCTTCCCACTGAACAACGCAAGTGAAACTAGTTCAGATCCTACTAATGTGTGCCCACCAGAAGTTCAAAGGGTTATAGTAGAGCACATAGTAAAGACTGGAGAAGTTGCATCACAGTCACATGCTCATAGCAGACTTAAGACATTTTCTGGAAGATTTCCTTGTCCTTCAAACGAAGTTGACTATGACACTTGGAGAACAAACGTTGAATTGTTACTGCAAGATCCCTCCATTTCTGACTTGGACCGCTCCAGGAGGATTATTGACAGCCTTTCTCCACCAGCTGCATCCATGATCAAACCCTTAGGTTCTGCTGATTTACCCAACACTTACCTGGAATTGCTTGATTCAGCATTTGGAACAGTTGAAGATGGTGACGAGCTCTTTGCCAAGTTCTTGAACACATTGCAGAATGCTGGTGAGAAACCTTCATCATATCTTCACAGATTACAAGTTGCATTAATGAAAGCTATGAAAAGAGGAGGAATTACAACCAGTAAGCCTGAAGGTCAGCTCTTAAAGCAATTTTGTCGTGGATGTTGGGATCAGTCGATTCTTACTGAGCTCCAATTAGAGTCAAGACGGGAAGACCCCCCATCTTTTCCCAAGTTACTCCTTATGTTGCGAACCGAGGAAGATAGACAAGCTGCAAAAAACAGACGTATGAAGCAACACCTTGGCATACCCCGACAGAAGGTCGTTACCCATGCACAAGTAACATGCGTCAGCCCACCTGGTGACAGGCAGCTACCCAACCATTCTGAACTTTCAGCAGAGACTCAACAGCTTAAAGCACAAGTTGCCCAGCTACAAGCCCAATTAGCCAAGTTACTTCCAGCCAAGCCCAGCAAAGCTAAAAAAGCACCTAAGCCTAGTGAGTCATCCGGGCCCAATACAAGCCACACCAAAGTGACCTCATCAGCTGTAAATAGTACCAACCTTGCATCCAAGCCAAAGCCATGGTACTGTTTCTCATGTGGAGAAGATGGGCACATTGCTAGGTCCTGTGTGAATGAGCCCAATCCATCCTTGGTCTAcacaaagagaaaagaacttcatgaaaagCAACAGCAGTGGGAGGAACAGAACAAGCTTCCGTTAAACTTAAGACAGTCCTTGTCGCGGGACTGACAGGGACTAAGAACAACAAATGTCCCACTCGGAAAGAGAAAAATCAACATGCAATCATTCCTGAAAGACTTGTAGGGACCAAGTGTACAGCCAAAGTCACCATAGCTGGCAGAAGTTGTAATTGTCTTTTAGACACAGGCTCACAAGTCACCACGATACCACGGTCCTTTTATGAATCGTATTTATCCGAACAGCCCATTCAACCACTGACTAACTTGCTCGAAGTTGAAGGAGCCAATGGACAGCCCGTCCCATATGAGGGTTTTGTTGAAGTCAGTGTCACATTCCCTAGAGAGCTTTCTGGAGGAGAAATCGAAGTTCCAACCTTAGCACTTGTAGTTCCCGATTTCCGCTTTAATGAGCATTCTCAGGTGCTCATAGGGACAAACACGCTTGATGTTTGGTACAGTCAGTACAATCATCTAAAGCACCCTCAACATTGTCCAAGCCCTTATGGATATAAGGCAGTGTTAAAGGCACTTTCCCTTCGAGAGAAACACGCTGCAAGTGGTCGAATTGGGGTAGTTCTATGGAAGAGCAAAACACCAGAAGTCATACCTGCTGGACAAGTTGTCTGCCTCAAGGGAGTTGTTCGCAGCAGAGTCACTACTGAACCATGGGCATTAGTTGAACCACCATCTACTTCTTCTCTTCCTGGAGGCATCCTTGTGTCCAGCTGCATGTTAAAAAACCCTTTATGTGCTCCACATAAGTTGCCAGTAATGCTGAAAAATGAAACCAGTCATGACATCAAAATTCCAACCAACAGCATAATAGCTGAGCTACACTCCATCACAAGTGTCCTTTCTGAACCTGCATCTTCAAAGGGGTTTCCTGCTAGTGAGATGGAAGGGCAAAGAAGTGAACTCTCTTTTAGTTTTGGCGAGGCCTTACCTGAAGAATGGCGAGAAAGAATCTCCAAGAAATTAGGCAGTATGCCTGAAGTATTTTCATTGCATGACTTGGACTTTGGTCATACACAAGCTGTAAAACACTACATTAAACTCCATGATGAGCGTCCCTTTAAACATCGTGCCAGACCCATCCATCCGCGAGATCTTGAAGCGGTTCGTAAGCATCTTAAAGAGTTATCAGACGCTGGAATCATCCGAGAATCAGAGTCTCCATTCTCATCACCAATTGTAGTCGTACGCAAGAAGAACGGAGACGTAAGATTGTGTGTTGATTACAGAAAACTCAAtctccagaccatcaaagatgcgTATGCACTCCCTAATTTGGAGGAAACTTTTGCTACCCTCACAGGATCAAAATGGTTTTCTGTACTTGACTTAAAGTCAGGCTACTACCAAGTGGAGATGGAAGAAGATGATAAACCCAAGACAGCGTTTGTCTGCCCCCTAGGGTTCTGGGAATGGAATCGCCTGCCACAAGGGATCACGAACGCTCCCAGTACGTTTCAGCGTCTCATGGAGCGATGTGTGGGGGAGATGAACTTGAAGGAAGTACTGGTATTTTTAGATGATCTCATAATCTTTTCCAAATCTCTAGAGGAGCATGAGGAAAGATTACTTAAAGTCTTGAATTGTCTCAAGGAGTATGGGCTAAAGCTATCGCCTGAAAAATGCAAGTTCTTTCAAACTTCCGTGCGTTACCTTGGTCATATAGTTTCTGAAAATGGTGTCAAGACAGATCCTGATAAGATAGCTGCTCTGAAAAATTGGCCAAGCCCTAAAAATCTCAAGGAACTCCGATCATTTCTGGGATTTTCAGGATACTACAGGAGATTTGTTAAAGATTACTCCAAGATTGCAAAGCCTCTAAATGCTCTGACATCTGGGTACCCTCCACAACGAAAAGGAGCCAAGAAGCCAGAGACCAATAAGAACTATCTAAACCCCAAAGAGCCTTTTCAAGGTCGCTGGACAGCAAGTTGTCAACAAGCTTTTGAAACTATTATCGAGAAACTCACCACAGCACCGGTACTTGGCTTTGCAAATCCTAAGCTGCCTTACATCCTCCACACAGATGCAAGTACAACCGGACTAGGTGCAGCCTTGTATCAAGACCAAGGTGGAGAGAAGAGAGTTATTGCTTTTGCGAGCAGAGGTCTCACCTGCAGCGAAGCCAGATATCCTGCACACAAGTTGGAATTTCTTGCATTGAAATGGGCAGTGGTTGATAAGTTCAGTGATTACCTCTATGGGAACACCTTCACAGTCGTGACTGACAGTAATCCACTTACTTACATTCTGACTTCAGCTAAGTTAGATGCCACTAGCTACAGATGGCTTTCAGCACTCTCAACCTTCTCATTTGACCTGCAATACCGAAGAGGCAAGCAAAACCTTGATGCAGATGGCTTGTCGAGAAGACCTCATGGAGAACTGATTAATGATTCCATTTCTCAGAAAGAACACGAGCGTATTAGACAATTCATGCAGTACCATCAAGAAGAGCTTGTCGATCAGAAGTCTGATCATGAGGTAGTGAAAGCTATTTGTGAAAGACATCTGGCCACCCAACAGTCTAGCATTGCTCTAGTGGAGTCGCTTGCTTTACATGCACGTGCCATTCCTGAGGAATTGATGGAGGAACCATTTCATCTTGGACATGGTGTCCCTTTCAAGTTTTCCAATGCTGAGATAGCTGAAAAACAAAGAGCTGATCAAACCCTGGCACCAGTAATAAACCAGTTAgagacaggagagaaaccacCCCCAACATTACGTCAAGAACTGCCAGATATCTTCCTGCTTTTCCGGGAGTGGAATAAGTTTGAGATGATAGATGGTGTCCTGTATAGGCGTAGACAAGAGGAGAACCGAAACCTCTATCAATTGGTGCTACCTGTGGAGTTAAGGCCCATAGTTCTGCAGAGCTTACATGACGAAATGGGACACATGGGTGTTGAACGGACTTTAGATCTTGTTAGATCCAGGTTCTATTGGCCCAAAATGGCCATTGATGTTGAAAAGAAGATCCACACCTGCGGCAGATGTGTCCGCAGAAAGGCTCTTCCTGATAAGGCCGCTCCTCTTGTCAATATCCTGACTACCAGACCACTTGAACTGGTCTGTATCGACTTTCTCTCTATTGAGCCTGACAGTAAGAACACCAAAGATGTCCTGGTCATCACAGACCACTTCACAAAGTATGCCATAGCGGTGCCAACACCCAATCAGAAGGCCCGCACAGTAGCGAAATGCCTGTGGGATACCTTTGTAGTCCATTATGGCCTACCCGAACGCCTGCATAGTGATCAAGGCCCTGATTTTGAGTCAACTCTCATAAAAGAGCTTTGTGCCTTAGTAGGAGTTCGGAAGTGCAGGACTAGTCCATACCACCCGAGAGGCAACCCTGTCGAGCGATTTAATCGTACTCTACTAAACATGCTTGGTACATTGAAAGACAAAGAAAAGTCTCACTGGAGTGACTTTGTGAAATCTTTGGTCCATGCCTACAACTGTACCAAGAATGAAGTCACAGGGTTCACTCCCTACGAGCTGATGTTTGGTAGACGTCCTCGACTACCTGTCGACATTGCCTTTGGACTACCTTTGGAGAAAAATCAAAACCAATCTCATTCCCAGTACATGACTGTTCTAAAAGCACATCTTGAGGAAAGCTATAGACTAGCCACTCAAGCTGCTGCAAAGATTGCTCACAAAAACAAAGTGAAGTTTGACAAACGGGTCACAGAGTCTACACTCAATGTAGGTGATAGAGTCCTGGTGAGGAACGTTCGGATCAGAGGAAAGCACAAACTCTCTGACAAGTGGGAGCCTATGGTGTATATTGTTGTCAAATGTGCCGGTGAACTCCCAGTTTACACCGTGAAACCTGAGAATGACGAAGGTCCTCTTCGAACTCTTCACAGAGATTTGCTGCTTCCATGTGGATTCCTTACAGCAGAATCTGCCAGAGATGCCGAATCTGCTACTGCCTCAGAGAAACTTAGGAGA
This genomic interval from Astyanax mexicanus isolate ESR-SI-001 chromosome 1, AstMex3_surface, whole genome shotgun sequence contains the following:
- the LOC125802000 gene encoding uncharacterized protein LOC125802000, translating into MIDGVLYRRRQEENRNLYQLVLPVELRPIVLQSLHDEMGHMGVERTLDLVRSRFYWPKMAIDVEKKIHTCGRCVRRKALPDKAAPLVNILTTRPLELVCIDFLSIEPDSKNTKDVLVITDHFTKYAIAVPTPNQKARTVAKCLWDTFVVHYGLPERLHSDQGPDFESTLIKELCALVGVRKCRTSPYHPRGNPVERFNRTLLNMLGTLKDKEKSHWSDFVKSLVHAYNCTKNEVTGFTPYELMFGRRPRLPVDIAFGLPLEKNQNQSHSQYMTVLKAHLEESYRLATQAAAKIAHKNKVKFDKRVTESTLNVGDRVLVRNVRIRGKHKLSDKWEPMVYIVVKCAGELPVYTVKPENDEGPLRTLHRDLLLPCGFLTAESARDAESATASEKLRRPRTRQTPCDKIHDDTSDLGDEEDDQIPVFYPHHLEPSEPIRFTVEYNANSKGDTQKKSSSPKLQSDLESQYLPVEIPVKAVESYLPLKDPVERRAKYLPESVPEKNSAKERVVYPPGNLPELKDAEHSPVPEGPTKSSDPREEEMSVIPETVESDCETAEVRENSLFSAKDRCSPVMLKNSDQGRPDMTEPQAGTETHVRRSSRDRVPARRFHYPELGNPLVTVVTSLFQGLNSAIANSLNGLAGDDIDSDTVMQLAMPVTAQPTRYATGRAYI